In the Pseudanabaena sp. PCC 7367 genome, one interval contains:
- a CDS encoding DNA-3-methyladenine glycosylase has translation MDKEFLARSADLVAPDLLGYTLVRKIGGVEYRGLIVETEAYTADDPACHGYRRKTPRNQAIFGKPGSVYVYLIYGMYHCLNIVTDVEDVCSAVLIRALALDKIPAWVTLGKKEKPDRVAAGPGKLCRALQIDRQLDGIMLKPGAGLWLEPASDRLKPAEIYQTTRIGITQGAEIPWRWYIKEHPAVSKK, from the coding sequence ATGGACAAAGAATTTTTAGCGCGATCGGCGGATCTAGTTGCGCCTGATTTATTGGGCTATACATTGGTTCGCAAGATCGGTGGGGTTGAGTATCGCGGTTTGATTGTGGAAACTGAAGCCTATACTGCAGATGATCCGGCCTGTCATGGTTATCGCCGCAAAACCCCTCGGAATCAGGCGATCTTTGGTAAACCTGGCTCCGTCTATGTTTACTTGATCTATGGCATGTACCATTGCCTTAATATTGTCACGGATGTGGAGGATGTTTGCAGTGCAGTGCTAATTCGCGCTCTAGCACTCGACAAAATTCCGGCTTGGGTAACACTGGGGAAAAAAGAAAAACCCGATCGGGTGGCGGCTGGCCCTGGCAAGCTGTGTCGCGCTTTGCAAATCGATCGCCAATTGGATGGCATTATGCTCAAACCTGGGGCTGGGCTGTGGCTAGAACCTGCTAGCGATCGACTTAAACCTGCTGAAATCTATCAAACCACCAGGATCGGCATTACTCAGGGTGCAGAAATCCCCTGGCGTTGGTATATCAAGGAGCATCCAGCGGTATCAAAAAAATAG
- a CDS encoding NAD(P)/FAD-dependent oxidoreductase has translation MKDAIIIGAGLSGLVCGQQLRNAGLDVAIVEKSAGVGGRMATRRLQGTWVDHGAQYLTVRDDGFGRFIDKLQEKNVVQPWTRIIHKLTPEGLQPPAPDEMYPRYACPKGMTAIAKFLAAEQQIALSTRVNAVNYHDRAWHLITDNQEPIVTKSVVCTVPAPQMLPIFEPVLAAAPSFVKALQSIRFAPCLSLMAGYADSESIPTAWQAIRVIDDPILSWIAIDSSKHPDQAKQPVFVLQSTAEFARQSLEESNLELAGKPLLQQAGKLLAKWIAEPKWWQVHRWRYAFAEEALGVACLSTAEPLPLVCAGDWCAGQNVEGAYQSGLAAADSLLELIS, from the coding sequence ATGAAAGACGCAATAATTATTGGCGCTGGGTTATCAGGGCTGGTGTGCGGTCAGCAGTTACGCAATGCTGGGCTGGATGTGGCGATCGTGGAAAAATCTGCCGGGGTGGGCGGCAGGATGGCCACCAGACGATTGCAAGGCACTTGGGTCGATCATGGGGCGCAGTATTTGACCGTGCGGGATGATGGGTTTGGCCGCTTCATTGACAAGCTTCAGGAGAAAAATGTTGTACAGCCCTGGACACGCATCATCCATAAATTAACTCCAGAGGGTTTACAGCCTCCTGCCCCTGATGAAATGTATCCACGCTATGCCTGCCCCAAGGGCATGACCGCGATCGCTAAGTTTTTAGCAGCCGAGCAGCAAATAGCACTCAGCACCAGGGTCAATGCGGTTAACTATCACGATCGCGCCTGGCACTTGATTACTGATAACCAGGAACCGATCGTGACTAAGTCGGTTGTTTGTACAGTTCCAGCCCCACAAATGCTGCCAATTTTTGAGCCAGTTCTGGCGGCTGCCCCCAGTTTTGTGAAAGCTTTGCAGTCAATTCGATTTGCGCCCTGTTTGTCGTTGATGGCAGGCTATGCTGATTCAGAGTCAATCCCCACCGCGTGGCAGGCGATTAGGGTAATTGATGATCCAATTTTGAGCTGGATTGCGATCGATAGTAGTAAGCACCCTGATCAAGCCAAGCAACCTGTATTTGTGCTACAAAGCACGGCCGAGTTTGCCAGACAATCGCTAGAAGAAAGCAACTTAGAACTGGCAGGTAAACCCCTTTTACAACAAGCTGGCAAATTACTGGCCAAATGGATCGCCGAGCCTAAATGGTGGCAGGTGCATCGCTGGCGGTATGCGTTTGCCGAGGAAGCCTTGGGGGTTGCTTGCCTGAGCACTGCGGAGCCACTACCGCTGGTTTGTGCTGGTGATTGGTGTGCTGGACAAAATGTGGAGGGGGCTTATCAATCTGGCTTGGCGGCGGCGGATTCTTTGCTGGAGTTAATTAGTTGA
- the radA gene encoding DNA repair protein RadA, which yields MAKSKSKYVCNSCGSEYAQMYGRCPDCGTWESLQEQVVEVATTGTNRLAKLPTSKQKAGKNFQPKPRKSLTLLQIGDDNQQRLGSGYGELDRVLGGGIVPGSLVLIGGEPGIGKSTLLLGMAQQLIAKEPVLYVCAEESAQQVKLRSQRLGLDPQAADNLYLIPETDLESIVQELYAIRPTVAIVDSIQALYFASLTSAPGSVAQVRECTSALMRVAKRENINLFIVGHVTKEGAIAGPKVLEHLVDTVLYFEGDRFASHRLLRSVKNRFGAAQEIGVFEMAERGLLEVENPSELFLGNREEPAPGTATIVACEGTRPLVVELQSLVSPTSYSSPRRTTTGIENNRFLQILAVLEKRIGIPLSKLDAYVASAGGLNVAEPAADLGVAIAVAASFRDRIVDPRTVLIGEVGLGGQVRAVSQLEIRLKEAAKLGFKKAIIPNTQTTQNYGLELIPVNKVMDAIVAALPRVPAIDNADPDLQKLEDS from the coding sequence ATGGCCAAGTCCAAATCCAAATATGTTTGCAATAGCTGTGGTTCGGAATACGCCCAGATGTATGGCCGTTGTCCCGATTGTGGCACCTGGGAATCATTGCAAGAACAGGTGGTGGAAGTAGCAACTACTGGTACTAACCGCTTAGCCAAATTGCCAACCAGTAAACAAAAAGCTGGCAAAAACTTTCAACCCAAACCGCGTAAATCATTGACCCTGCTGCAAATAGGCGATGATAACCAGCAACGACTGGGATCGGGCTATGGCGAACTCGATCGGGTATTGGGTGGCGGAATTGTGCCGGGATCGCTGGTATTAATTGGCGGTGAACCAGGCATCGGCAAAAGTACCTTGCTGTTGGGAATGGCACAGCAGTTGATCGCCAAGGAACCGGTTTTGTATGTCTGTGCAGAAGAGTCGGCGCAACAGGTGAAACTGCGATCGCAACGTTTGGGGCTGGATCCCCAGGCTGCCGATAATTTGTATTTGATCCCCGAAACTGACCTGGAAAGCATTGTCCAGGAGCTATATGCAATTAGGCCGACCGTGGCGATCGTAGATAGTATTCAGGCACTCTATTTTGCCAGCCTTACTTCCGCACCGGGATCAGTGGCACAGGTACGCGAATGTACTTCGGCTTTGATGCGGGTGGCCAAGCGCGAGAATATTAATCTGTTTATTGTGGGGCACGTGACCAAAGAAGGGGCGATCGCTGGCCCAAAGGTACTAGAGCATTTAGTCGATACTGTGCTCTATTTTGAAGGCGATCGCTTTGCCAGCCATAGATTATTGCGATCGGTAAAGAATCGTTTTGGCGCTGCCCAGGAAATTGGCGTATTTGAAATGGCGGAACGGGGTTTATTGGAAGTAGAGAACCCATCGGAGTTGTTTTTGGGTAATCGGGAAGAACCTGCCCCTGGCACTGCTACGATCGTTGCCTGTGAAGGAACCAGGCCGCTGGTAGTCGAATTACAATCACTGGTTAGCCCCACCAGTTATAGCTCGCCTCGTCGTACCACCACGGGCATTGAGAACAATCGCTTTTTACAAATTCTGGCCGTCTTAGAGAAAAGAATCGGCATTCCCCTTTCTAAGCTAGATGCCTATGTGGCTTCAGCCGGTGGTCTGAATGTGGCGGAGCCTGCCGCTGATCTGGGCGTAGCGATCGCTGTGGCGGCTAGTTTCCGCGATCGGATTGTCGATCCCCGCACCGTATTAATTGGCGAGGTGGGTTTGGGGGGGCAGGTCAGGGCAGTATCACAACTAGAAATCAGGCTCAAAGAGGCGGCTAAATTGGGCTTCAAAAAGGCGATCATTCCCAACACCCAAACCACTCAAAATTACGGATTGGAATTAATTCCAGTGAATAAGGTGATGGATGCGATCGTGGCGGCTTTGCCCAGAGTGCCAGCGATCGACAATGCTGATCCTGATTTGCAAAAGCTGGAAGATAGCTAG
- a CDS encoding ferredoxin, which produces MALNENAEQAIADLIAKNGMEPELGGSLREVDPDLTGLEPELGGALRQNAVYVDETTCIGCGHCAHVAGNTFFLEESYGRARVVSQDGDTEPLVQEAIDTCPVDCIHWVNYNELSELERARKDQVIQNLGISLAGDRSTKVKNIFKQTSSPKGIH; this is translated from the coding sequence ATGGCTTTAAACGAAAATGCTGAACAGGCAATCGCTGATCTGATCGCTAAAAATGGCATGGAGCCAGAGTTAGGTGGTAGCCTGCGTGAGGTTGATCCCGATCTAACTGGGCTAGAGCCAGAGTTGGGCGGGGCGCTGCGGCAAAATGCAGTTTATGTGGATGAGACTACCTGCATTGGTTGTGGTCATTGCGCCCATGTGGCCGGAAATACTTTTTTCCTAGAAGAGAGCTATGGCCGCGCCAGGGTAGTGAGTCAGGATGGAGACACGGAACCGCTAGTTCAAGAGGCGATCGATACCTGTCCGGTGGATTGCATCCATTGGGTCAACTACAACGAGCTATCCGAATTAGAACGGGCACGCAAAGATCAGGTGATTCAAAACCTGGGGATTAGCTTGGCTGGCGATCGATCGACCAAGGTGAAGAATATCTTTAAGCAAACCAGTTCACCTAAAGGCATTCACTAA
- the ahr gene encoding NADPH-dependent aldehyde reductase Ahr, producing the protein MVKAYAAHQAGAKLEPFEYEPGELGEELVEIEVEYCGICHSDLSMLDNEWGMTQYPFVPGHEVVGKVAAIGSRVKKHKVGDRVGLGWYSNSCMACEWCLGGDQNLCLTAEGTIVGRPGGFADRVRAHWTWATAIPEAVDPTKAGPLFCGGITVFNPIIQLGIKSTDKVGVIGIGGLGHMAIRFLHAWGCEVTAFSGSPDKEQEARDLGADHFVNSRDPEAIAAVKNSYDFILSTANANLDWDAYIAALRPKGKLHFVGVTPNPVSSQVFPLIAGQKSITASPLGSPTTTAKMIEFCAQHGIEPVVEMFDFAQINEAIDHLRSGKARYRIVLKH; encoded by the coding sequence ATGGTCAAAGCATATGCAGCCCACCAAGCCGGAGCCAAACTCGAACCCTTTGAATATGAACCCGGTGAGTTGGGCGAAGAGCTAGTCGAGATCGAAGTTGAATATTGCGGCATCTGTCATAGCGATCTAAGTATGCTGGATAACGAATGGGGCATGACCCAATATCCATTTGTGCCAGGTCACGAGGTAGTCGGCAAAGTCGCCGCGATCGGCAGTCGGGTCAAGAAGCACAAGGTGGGCGATCGGGTTGGCCTGGGTTGGTATTCTAATTCCTGTATGGCCTGTGAGTGGTGCTTGGGTGGCGATCAAAATCTTTGTCTCACTGCCGAAGGCACGATCGTAGGTCGGCCAGGTGGCTTTGCCGATCGGGTGCGGGCTCATTGGACTTGGGCAACGGCAATTCCCGAAGCAGTTGATCCTACCAAAGCAGGCCCCCTATTCTGTGGTGGTATCACTGTGTTTAATCCAATTATCCAATTGGGGATCAAATCTACCGACAAGGTGGGTGTGATTGGGATTGGTGGTTTGGGGCATATGGCGATCCGATTCCTCCATGCCTGGGGCTGTGAGGTGACCGCTTTTTCCGGTAGCCCAGACAAAGAACAAGAGGCACGCGATTTGGGCGCTGACCATTTTGTCAATTCCCGTGATCCCGAAGCGATCGCCGCCGTCAAAAATAGCTACGATTTTATTCTGTCCACTGCTAATGCCAACCTCGATTGGGATGCCTACATTGCGGCGTTGCGACCCAAGGGGAAATTGCATTTTGTGGGGGTAACGCCCAATCCAGTCTCTAGCCAGGTCTTTCCGCTGATTGCTGGCCAAAAGTCAATTACCGCCAGTCCCTTAGGCAGTCCTACCACCACGGCTAAAATGATTGAGTTTTGCGCCCAACATGGCATCGAGCCAGTGGTGGAAATGTTTGATTTTGCACAGATCAATGAAGCGATCGATCACCTGCGCAGTGGCAAGGCTCGTTATCGGATTGTGTTAAAGCATTAG
- a CDS encoding isoaspartyl peptidase/L-asparaginase produces MQPKIIIHGGAGNSAEGKGGLEPASQSLRQIVDTVYQSLLGGASAIEGVVQACKLLEDEPRFNAGTGSVLQSDGQIRMSASLMVGDRQSFSGVINTARVKNPIELAAYLQTSDDRVLSDYGAAELLRELNMPIYNPLTDKRLNEWIEERKTNFTRKMAEVAMGTIGAVVLDQNGNLCAGTSTGGRGFERIGRVSDSAMPAGNYATSSAAVSCTGVGEDIIDEGLATRIVVRVTDGMSLDQAVDKSFTEARTRNRDFGAICIDATGAIVWDKTCKYLFSAYHDGTQIGDTLLAY; encoded by the coding sequence ATGCAGCCAAAAATAATTATCCACGGTGGGGCAGGCAATTCCGCCGAGGGGAAAGGCGGTTTAGAACCAGCCAGTCAATCCCTGCGCCAGATTGTCGATACGGTCTATCAATCGCTTCTGGGGGGAGCCAGCGCGATCGAAGGCGTGGTGCAAGCCTGTAAGCTCTTGGAAGACGAACCCAGATTCAATGCGGGCACTGGCTCGGTGTTGCAATCAGATGGCCAAATTCGGATGAGCGCTTCTTTGATGGTGGGCGATCGCCAGAGTTTTAGTGGTGTGATCAATACCGCCAGGGTCAAAAATCCAATCGAGCTGGCCGCATATTTACAAACCTCCGACGATCGGGTGCTGTCTGACTATGGCGCGGCGGAACTGCTGCGGGAATTAAACATGCCGATTTATAACCCACTCACCGACAAGCGTCTCAACGAGTGGATCGAGGAGCGTAAAACTAATTTCACCCGTAAGATGGCGGAAGTGGCAATGGGTACGATCGGCGCGGTGGTGCTCGACCAAAATGGTAATCTCTGTGCGGGGACTTCCACGGGCGGCAGAGGCTTTGAGCGAATTGGCCGGGTTAGTGATTCCGCCATGCCAGCGGGGAACTATGCCACCAGCTCCGCAGCAGTCAGTTGCACTGGTGTGGGTGAAGATATTATCGATGAGGGCCTGGCCACCAGGATTGTAGTGCGGGTTACTGATGGTATGTCTCTAGACCAGGCAGTGGACAAATCATTTACAGAAGCAAGAACCAGAAACCGCGATTTCGGCGCGATCTGCATTGATGCCACTGGTGCGATCGTCTGGGATAAGACCTGTAAGTATTTATTTTCGGCCTACCATGATGGTACACAAATTGGTGACACGCTCTTAGCTTATTAG